One stretch of Gambusia affinis linkage group LG05, SWU_Gaff_1.0, whole genome shotgun sequence DNA includes these proteins:
- the phc1 gene encoding polyhomeotic-like protein 1 isoform X2 has translation MESGEDQNTSSTNGNPQTSGNSRAPQIARMSLYERQAVQALQALQRQPNAAQYFQQLMLQQQINTAQLQNFAVQQATLAASRQSNTPSNSISPAPTTVNLSTTSSGGTMSSPRPHGPATSATTTALNQSVLLGGNSAGQGQMYLRVNRSLRNPLTSQLIFMPGGTTAAVATVAQTQTQPQQQQQHDTASTTPCAQADNDQVQNLALHCASNAKAVAVKAENVERKDAGGFSLAQQQQTFSQQQQMAKASFNQPSASSTLTVKTGNQAAMTVAPAASVAPSSSSSSPALPLSQLLLAPSSPVILVPTSNVPTSTQGYSIGSVAPKASMNPQTLVVQPLQQANANMEKGPVPIQPKTAQGHRLPVQLSPRQPPPILPAPPSNSQANAGGHNPPHIPVQLVGARQGLAGNAQAVALAQARSNAVLESPSGVAVSSVPSSAAMTKPLVGSLKRKSESDVPNEMSEASDSAPMKDAAPPLSPAPTKDSAPAVDATFSAPPTLSLSLPLSRGCHGDKVPQAVVKPQVLTHLIEGFVIQEGAEPFPILFPSYMGKVVYPSFYPSFVYIISSFLLCFLCPSLYPPSLTSSLFVLCFYIPRVFPFFFPLVPLVSFFIVSFLPLFFFSSTVLYSALSFPSSQSSLHPSSIPCLCLYFQYFVIPPICPLYFLFNNSFHVSSFLHPPLSSTMFPSPFTLMSLLFFISLLVVLP, from the exons ATGGAATCAGGCGAAGACCAAAACACAAGCAGCACAAACGGAAACCCTCAGACAAGCGGGAACTCCCGGGCACCCCAGATTGCCCGCATGTCTTTGTATGAGAGACAAGCTGTACAG gCTCTTCAAGCTCTGCAGAGACAGCCTAATGCAGCCCAGTACTTCCAGCAGCtcatgctgcagcagcagatcaaTACAGCCCAACTACAAAACTTTGCTGTGCAACAG GCCACACTTGCAGCTAGTCGCCAGTCTAATACACCAAGTAACAGCATTTCACCGGCTCCCACCACT GTTAATTTAAGCACTACATCTTCCGGTGGGACTATGAGCAGTCCTCGTCCACACGGTCCGGCTACGTctgcaacaacaacagctcTCAACCAGTCAGTGCTGTTGGGTGGAAACTCTGCAGGACAGGGACAGATGTATCTTAGG GTGAACCGCTCTCTAAGGAATCCGCTTACCTCTCAGCTCATCTTCATGCCCGGCGGGACGACCGCGGCCGTAGCAACGGTAgctcagacacaaacacaaccccagcagcagcaacagcatgACACTGCTTCCACCACTCCATGTGCCCAGGCTGACAACGACCAG GTGCAGAACCTGGCTCTACACTGTGCCTCTAACGCCAAAGCCGTCGCTGTAAAGGCTGAAAATGTAGAGAGGAAGGATGCCGGCGGTTTTTCTCtcgctcagcagcagcagactttctctcagcagcagcagatggctAAAGCCAGCTTTAACCAGCCGTCTGCCTCCAGCACTCTGACTGTGAAGACCGGGAACCAGGCTGCCATGACTGTGGCCCCTGCAGCCTCTGTGGCCCcgtcctcctcttcatcatcccCAGCGCTCCCCCTCTCTCAGCTCCTCCTGGCTCCGTCTTCTCCCGTCATCCTGGTGCCCACGTCAAATGTCCCTACCTCCACCCAGGGCTACTCAATCGGTTCTGTGGCCCCGAAGGCCAGCATGAACCCACAGACTCTGGTGGTGCAGCCCCTTCAGCAGGCCAACGCTAACATGGAAAAGGGTCCCGTCCCGATACAGCCCAAGACGGCACAGGGACACCGCTTACCCGTTCAGCTGTCGCCTCGGCAGCCGCCTCCCATACTGCCAGCGCCGCCAAGCAACAGTCAGGCTAATGCTGGGGGTCACAACCCTCCACACATCCCGGTCCAGCTTGTGGGAGCCAGGCAGGGCTTGGCAGGAAATGCACAAGCTGTGGCTTTGGCTCAGGCGCGGAGCAACGCGGTTCTGGAGAGTCCATCTGGTGTGGCGGTTAGCTCAGTCCCAAGCAGTGCTGCCATG ACAAAGCCATTGGTCGGCTCTCTGAAGAGAAAATCTGAGAGTGATGTGCCAAATGAGATGTCAGAAGCGTCAGATTCTGCCCCCATGAAGGACGCAGCTCCTCCTTTATCTCCTGCCCCCACAAAGGACTCGG CTCCTGCTGTTGATGCCACGTTCTCCGCGCCCCCGACGTTGTCCTTGTCTCTGCCCTTGTCCAGAGGTTGTCATGGGGACAAAGTTCCTCAGGCGGTAGTCAAACCTCAAGTCCTCACTCATCTCATCGAGGGCTTCGTTATTCAAGAGGGAGCCGAGCCCTTCCCT attttattcccTTCCTATATGGGGAAAGTAGTGTATCCTTCCTTCTATCCttcatttgtttatattatttcttcatttctctTATGCTTCCTATGTCCTAGCCTATATCCTCCCTCCCTTACGTCATCTCTATTTGTCCTTTGTTTCTACATCCCTCGTGTCTTTCCattcttttttcctcttgtcCCTCTTGTTTCATTCTTCATTGTGTCCTTTctccctctgttttttttctcttccactgTTCTTTATAGtgctctttcttttccttcctcccaATCTTCCCTGCATCCTAGCTCTATTCCTTGCTTGTGTctttatttccaatattttgtCATTCCTCCCATTTGTcctctttatttc
- the m6pr gene encoding cation-dependent mannose-6-phosphate receptor yields the protein MKLFRIPMRGSVLLWAILTQLLLSQNGVFAGNGTKACKLNVESASERKVLERLEPLAHKNLSVEVKEEKESYTYEFQLCGDAGGVQGAGVIQRKTSSEEKPTIIGSYTSTKAIGGSDWVMLIYHNGDKYDTHCGKEARKAIIMISCNKNTEGVLEVILEDRERQNDCFYLFELDSSAVCPPVQSQLSAGSIILIIGFCLVAVYLIGGFLYQRLIVGAKGMEQFPNYAFWVEVGNLSADGCDFVCRSKNREEAPAYRGVSADALDEEPEERDDHLLPM from the exons ATGAAG CTGTTCAGAATTCCCATGCGAGGTTCTGTCTTGTTGTGGGCCATTTTGactcagctgctgctgagtCAAAATGGTGTGTTCGCCGGGAATGGCACCAAGGCCTGCAAACTAAACGTTGAATCTGCATCAGAAAGGAAAGTCCTTGAGCGACTGGAACCTCTGGCCCACAAAAA CTTGTCAGTGGAGgtcaaagaagaaaaggaaagctACACATATGAGTTCCAGCTGTGTGGAGATGCAGGAGGGGTTCAAGGTGCGGGAGTTATTCAAAGGAAGACCAGCTCAGAGGAGAAACCCACAATCATTGGCTCATACACCTCGACCAAGGCCATTGGTGGCA GTGACTGGGTGATGCTGATCTACCATAATGGCGACAAGTATGATACCCACTGCGGCAAAGAAGCCAGAAAGGCCATTATCATGATCTcttgcaacaaaaacacagag GGTGTCTTGGAAGTTATTCTAGAAGACAGAGAGAGGCAGAATGATTGCTTTTACCTCTTTGAGCTGGACTCCAGTGCAGTGTGCCCTCCTGTTCAATCCCAGCTGAGTGCTGGCTCcataatactcatcat CGGTTTCTGCCTTGTGGCCGTTTACCTCATTGGCGGCTTCCTCTACCAGCGGCTGATTGTTGGAGCCAAAGGGATGGAGCAATTCCCAAATTATGCTTTCTGGGTGGAAGTTGGGAACCTTTCAGCG GATGGCTGCGACTTTGTGTGCCGTTCGAAAAACCGAGAGGAAGCTCCAGCTTACCGAGGAGTGTCCGCTGATGCTTTAGATGAAGAGCCAGAAGAGAGAGATGACCACTTACTACCTATGTGA